The Microcoleus sp. FACHB-831 genome has a window encoding:
- the crtW gene encoding beta-carotene ketolase CrtW: MFQSDQVAMQLTNITPKAKSETTPHGLVIALGIIGIWATSLVFLCSLDVSKIPILWRLPLMVWQTFLYTGLFITAHDAMHGVVFPQNRKINNFIGTVALLVYALLPYDKLLKKHGLHHQHPASELDPDFHDNKRKNFFAWYVSFMMRYWSWTRVIGLMAIYNLITYTLHIPEINLTLFWVIPSLLSSVQLFYFGTFLPHREPEGGYTNRHRAQSNALPILWSFITCYHFGYHEEHHEYPQVPWWQLPEVYKANANIS, encoded by the coding sequence GTGTTTCAATCTGACCAAGTAGCCATGCAACTAACAAACATTACCCCAAAAGCAAAAAGTGAAACTACACCTCATGGACTGGTAATTGCTTTAGGCATTATTGGAATATGGGCGACTAGCCTTGTTTTCTTATGCTCCCTTGATGTCTCCAAAATTCCTATTTTATGGAGATTACCACTCATGGTTTGGCAAACCTTCCTCTACACGGGATTATTCATTACGGCTCACGATGCCATGCATGGAGTGGTATTTCCCCAAAATCGCAAAATTAATAATTTTATCGGTACAGTAGCATTATTAGTTTATGCACTATTACCTTATGATAAATTGCTCAAAAAGCATGGTTTGCACCATCAACATCCGGCTAGCGAATTAGATCCAGATTTTCACGACAACAAGCGCAAAAATTTCTTTGCCTGGTACGTTTCTTTTATGATGCGCTACTGGAGCTGGACGCGGGTCATAGGTCTGATGGCGATTTATAACCTGATTACTTACACGCTACACATACCCGAAATAAATCTAACTTTATTTTGGGTTATTCCCTCACTTTTGAGTTCCGTCCAATTGTTTTATTTTGGCACTTTTCTACCCCACCGCGAGCCAGAAGGCGGCTACACTAATCGTCATCGTGCCCAAAGTAATGCCCTGCCAATTTTGTGGTCATTTATCACCTGCTATCATTTTGGCTACCATGAGGAACACCATGAATATCCTCAAGTTCCTTGGTGGCAGCTACCAGAGGTTTATAAGGCGAACGCAAATATTTCTTGA
- a CDS encoding response regulator transcription factor, translating to MSAQLLLVDDEPGLREAVQAYLEDSDFKVQVASNARDAWDILQKNPPDLVISDVMMPQVDGYQFLKQMREDPRFKALPVVFLTARGMKSDRIQGYQAGCDAYLPKPFDPDELVAIVGNLLERRAATATAAGGTTDIDEIAKQIAQIRAMLEGRTGIVQTPSPIRIDLTPREQSVLDLVAQGLMNKEIARRLDTSVRNVEKYVSRLFSKTGTNSRTELVRYALEHGLTK from the coding sequence ATGTCAGCACAATTGTTACTTGTAGATGACGAACCCGGCTTGCGCGAAGCAGTACAAGCCTATTTGGAAGACAGCGATTTTAAAGTTCAGGTAGCCAGCAACGCCCGCGACGCCTGGGATATCCTGCAAAAGAACCCCCCTGACTTAGTAATATCAGACGTTATGATGCCCCAGGTGGATGGCTATCAGTTCCTCAAACAAATGCGCGAAGACCCCCGCTTTAAGGCCCTGCCAGTCGTGTTTTTAACTGCCAGAGGCATGAAGTCAGACCGCATCCAGGGTTATCAAGCGGGTTGCGATGCTTATCTCCCCAAGCCATTTGACCCGGATGAGTTAGTGGCTATTGTGGGAAATTTGCTGGAACGTCGTGCGGCGACAGCGACGGCAGCTGGTGGGACTACGGATATTGACGAGATTGCAAAGCAGATTGCACAAATTAGAGCGATGTTAGAAGGACGGACGGGAATCGTCCAGACGCCTTCGCCCATCCGCATCGACTTAACGCCGCGAGAGCAAAGTGTTTTAGACTTGGTGGCGCAAGGGCTGATGAATAAAGAAATAGCCCGCCGCTTAGATACCAGCGTCCGCAACGTCGAGAAGTACGTCAGCCGCTTGTTTAGCAAGACTGGAACTAATAGCCGTACTGAGTTGGTGCGCTATGCTTTGGAACACGGTTTGACTAAGTGA
- a CDS encoding chlorophyll a/b-binding protein, with product METRTTDLPPVATAYNGLDRNSFIFGWNPQAELWNGRLAMIGFLAYLLWDLAGYSVVRDLLNLLPNISQ from the coding sequence ATGGAAACTCGTACTACAGATTTACCCCCTGTTGCTACAGCCTACAATGGCTTAGACCGCAATAGCTTTATTTTTGGCTGGAATCCCCAGGCTGAGCTGTGGAATGGGCGCTTGGCTATGATCGGCTTTTTAGCTTACTTACTTTGGGATCTGGCTGGCTATAGCGTGGTTCGTGACTTGCTTAACCTGCTTCCGAATATTAGCCAGTAA